Proteins from one Sarcophilus harrisii chromosome 2, mSarHar1.11, whole genome shotgun sequence genomic window:
- the LARP6 gene encoding la-related protein 6 — MAQPREVGGGDGAGQEEDAWGEEEQCEAWSGTENPVRIRVAIQAAEEEGDGEAGAAMGGFGDGEDDGDAARYLSPGWGSASEDEPSRGHSGTTTSGGENDGSDQDQDWKPPSYELILKLVDQIEFYFSDENLEKDAFLLKHVRRNKQGYVSVKLLTSFKKVKHLTRDWRTTAYALKYSETLELNEDHRKVRRITPVPFFPVENQPSRMLLVYDLHLFPKPWALAVLQENGRLQEKVMEHLLKVFGTFGVISSVRILKPGKELPPDIRKFSSRYSQVGTQVCAIVEFEEVDAAIRAHESMSLGSPSKGSIKVVLIGMKAPKKKAPRDKSQEEEPAASAHHHKTLNKRVEELQYLGDESSANSSSDPESNPASPMLERRYAAAGKLSPSLYHSQHLSPNASPRSSPWSSPLLPRKGVSKKSPLAEEAALSADFVPKGMDSSSDSSVTPSSSPWVQRRRLAQLGTQEKSPAASPLLSRKVQNANGSPVGVLRLPRGPDDTRGFHGGYERKRGLV, encoded by the exons ATGGCTCAGCCGAGGGAGGTGGGCGGCGGGGACGGCGCAGGGCAAGAAGAGGATGCCTGGGGAGAGGAGGAGCAATGCGAGGCTTGGTCTGGGACTGAGAATCCCGTGCGGATTCGAGTAGCCATCCAGGCGGCCGAAGAGGAGGGGGACGGAGAGGCCGGGGCCGCGATGGGGGGCTTCGGGGACGGGGAAGACGACGGGGACGCGGCACGCTACCTCAGCCCCGGGTGGGGCAGTGCCAGCGAGGACGAGCCTAGCCGCGGGCACAG TGGCACAACTACAAGCGGAGGGGAGAATGATGGTTCTGACCAGGATCAGGACTGGAAGCCGCCAAGCTACGAGTTAATCTTGAAGCTGGTCGATCAGATTGAGTTTTATTTCTCAGatgaaaacctagaaaaagatgCCTTCCTGCTCAAACACGTTAGAAGGAACAAGCAGGGATATGTGAGTGTCAAGTTACTCACATCTTTCAAGAAG GTAAAACACCTTACTCGGGACTGGAGAACCACAGCCTATGCCTTGAAGTATTCGGAGACTCTGGAGTTGAATGAGGATCATCGGAAGGTGAGGAGGATTACACCCGTTCCTTTCTTTCCTGTTGAAAACCAGCCCAGTAGGATGCTGCTGGTCTATGACCTGCACCTGTTCCCCAAGCCATGGGCTCTGGCAGTGCTCCAGGAGAATGGAAGGCTGCAGGAGAAGGTCATGGAGCACCTTCTCAAGGTCTTCGGGACGTTCGGAGTCATCTCTTCCGTACGGATTCTCAAGCCGGGCAAAGAGTTGCCTCCCGACATTCGGAAATTCAGCAGCCGGTACAGTCAAGTCGGGACTCAGGTGTGTGCCATTGTGGAGTTCGAAGAGGTGGACGCTGCCATCAGGGCCCACGAGTCCATGAGCTTGGGCTCCCCCAGCAAGGGCAGCATCAAAGTCGTGCTCATCGGCATGAAAGCCCCCAAGAAGAAAGCGCCGAGGGACAAGAGCCAGGAGGAGGAGCCCGCCGCCAGCGCCCACCACCACAAGACCCTGAATAAGAGGGTGGAGGAGCTCCAGTACCTGGGGGATGAGTCCTCGGCCAACAGCTCCTCGGACCCCGAGAGTAACCCGGCCTCCCCCATGCTGGAGAGGCGCTACGCGGCCGCGGGCAAGCTCAGCCCTTCGCTCTACCACAGCCAGCACCTGAGTCCCAACGCCTCCCCGCGTTCCAGCCCCTGGAGCAGCCCGCTGCTGCCGCGGAAAGGAGTGTCCAAGAAGTCCCCCCTGGCCGAGGAGGCCGCGCTGAGCGCCGACTTCGTGCCCAAGGGCATGGATTCCTCCTCCGACAGCAGCGTCACCCCCTCCAGCAGCCCCTGGGTGCAGAGGCGGCGCCTGGCCCAGCTGGGGACGCAGGAGAAGAGTCCCGCCGCCAGCCCGCTGCTCTCCCGCAAAGTCCAGAATGCCAACGGGTCGCCCGTGGGCGTGCTGAGGCTGCCCCGAGGCCCTGACGACACCCGGGGATTTCATGGGGGCTATGAAAGGAAAAGGGGCTTGGTCTGA